In a single window of the Papaver somniferum cultivar HN1 chromosome 8, ASM357369v1, whole genome shotgun sequence genome:
- the LOC113302209 gene encoding uncharacterized protein LOC113302209 isoform X2: protein MATERDDSLQSINVRLNKSNYTYWAYVMKNFLIGKDMWGYVSGNIVIPNSKTKVEEYDKLLATWERCNAKIITWINNSVDLSIDMHLDKFSTAKEVWDHLATLFFQSNFAKRYQLESDIREAKQGDRDVQEFYSIMNGYWDQLALTEPADLKTVAPYVKYREEQRLVQFLMALRHDFEALRGQILHRNPLPSLDSVVNELLAEEVRLKSQAGSKGILPLPTESVLTVPSKPYFNYHNKPQRTASDECNFCKKKGHWKAQCPQILKKQQQGTFHKQYHTAAAATPRNEEQSSQSLIERLQKLLVSQQSHSLNPMTSSFTASAVEESDWDMP from the exons ATGGCTACTGAACGTGATGACTCGTTGCAATCGATTAACGTTAGATTGAATAAGAGTAATTATACATATTGGGCTTATGTGATGAAAAACTTTTTGATTGGTAAAGATATGTGGGGATATGTTAGTGGTAATATTGTTATTCCTAATTCTAAAACTAAAGTTGAAGAATATGATAAATTACTTGCTACTTGGGAACGATGTAATGCTAAGATTATTACTTGGATCAATAATTCTGTTGATTTAAGCATTGACATGCATTTAGATAAATTTTCTACTGCTAAGGAGGTGTGGGATCACTTGGCAACACTGTTTTTTCAATCTAATTTTGCTAAACGTTATCAATTAGAGTCTGATATTAGAGAAGCAAAACAAGGTGACAGGGATGTACAAGAATTTTATTCAATAATGAATGGGTATTGGGATCAACTTGCTCTTACTGAACCTGCCGATCTTAAAACGGTTGCTCCATATGTAAAGTATCGTGAAGAGCAGCGTCTTGTTCAGTTCTTAATGGCTCTTCGTCATGATTTTGAAGCTCTAAGAGGTCAGATTTTGCATCGTAATCCATTACCTTCTCTGGATTCTGTTGTTAATGAGTTATTAGCCGAAGAAGTACGTTTAAAATCTCAAGCTGGCAGCAAAGGGATTCTTCCTCTCCCTACTGAAAGTGTATTAACAGTACCCTCAAAGCCTTATTTTAATTACCATAATAAACCACAAAGAACTGCTAGCGATGAATGCAATTTCTGCAAGAAGAAAGGTCACTGGAAGGCGCAATGTCCACAGATTTTGAAAAAACAACAGCAAGGAACCtttcacaagcaataccatactGCTGCAGCTGCTACTCCTAGAAATGAGGAACAATCTTCGCAGTCTCTTATCGAACGGTTGCAAAAGCTTTTGGTCTCACAGCAATCCCATTCTTTGAACCCAATGACTTCTTCTTTTACAG CATCCGCAGTCGAAGAGAGTGATTGGGATATGCCGTAG
- the LOC113302209 gene encoding uncharacterized protein LOC113302209 isoform X1 — translation MATERDDSLQSINVRLNKSNYTYWAYVMKNFLIGKDMWGYVSGNIVIPNSKTKVEEYDKLLATWERCNAKIITWINNSVDLSIDMHLDKFSTAKEVWDHLATLFFQSNFAKRYQLESDIREAKQGDRDVQEFYSIMNGYWDQLALTEPADLKTVAPYVKYREEQRLVQFLMALRHDFEALRGQILHRNPLPSLDSVVNELLAEEVRLKSQAGSKGILPLPTESVLTVPSKPYFNYHNKPQRTASDECNFCKKKGHWKAQCPQILKKQQQGTFHKQYHTAAAATPRNEEQSSQSLIERLQKLLVSQQSHSLNPMTSSFTGLFTSNASASAVEESDWDMP, via the exons ATGGCTACTGAACGTGATGACTCGTTGCAATCGATTAACGTTAGATTGAATAAGAGTAATTATACATATTGGGCTTATGTGATGAAAAACTTTTTGATTGGTAAAGATATGTGGGGATATGTTAGTGGTAATATTGTTATTCCTAATTCTAAAACTAAAGTTGAAGAATATGATAAATTACTTGCTACTTGGGAACGATGTAATGCTAAGATTATTACTTGGATCAATAATTCTGTTGATTTAAGCATTGACATGCATTTAGATAAATTTTCTACTGCTAAGGAGGTGTGGGATCACTTGGCAACACTGTTTTTTCAATCTAATTTTGCTAAACGTTATCAATTAGAGTCTGATATTAGAGAAGCAAAACAAGGTGACAGGGATGTACAAGAATTTTATTCAATAATGAATGGGTATTGGGATCAACTTGCTCTTACTGAACCTGCCGATCTTAAAACGGTTGCTCCATATGTAAAGTATCGTGAAGAGCAGCGTCTTGTTCAGTTCTTAATGGCTCTTCGTCATGATTTTGAAGCTCTAAGAGGTCAGATTTTGCATCGTAATCCATTACCTTCTCTGGATTCTGTTGTTAATGAGTTATTAGCCGAAGAAGTACGTTTAAAATCTCAAGCTGGCAGCAAAGGGATTCTTCCTCTCCCTACTGAAAGTGTATTAACAGTACCCTCAAAGCCTTATTTTAATTACCATAATAAACCACAAAGAACTGCTAGCGATGAATGCAATTTCTGCAAGAAGAAAGGTCACTGGAAGGCGCAATGTCCACAGATTTTGAAAAAACAACAGCAAGGAACCtttcacaagcaataccatactGCTGCAGCTGCTACTCCTAGAAATGAGGAACAATCTTCGCAGTCTCTTATCGAACGGTTGCAAAAGCTTTTGGTCTCACAGCAATCCCATTCTTTGAACCCAATGACTTCTTCTTTTACAGGTTTGTTTACATCTAATGCGTCAG CATCCGCAGTCGAAGAGAGTGATTGGGATATGCCGTAG